Genomic window (Luteitalea sp.):
CGCGCTGCTCGCGCGGCGTCGCCGAAGACTGACGATACGTCGCCGAGGTCACGATCGTGCGGACCATGTGCTTCACGTCCCAGCCACTGTCCATGAACTCCACGGCGAGCCAGTCGAGCAGCTCCGGATGCGTCGGCCATTCCCCTTGCGAGCCGAGGTCATCCAGGACCTTCGACAGGCCGGTTCCGAACAACTTCGCCCACACGTGATTGACGAAGACGCGGGCCGTGAGCGGATTCTCCCGCGACACCAGCCAGTCGGCCAGATCGAGCCGCGTGGCGCGGCGGCCGTCGACACCGAGAGGCGGCAGGAAGTCGGGCACGTCCGGCTGGACGATCTCACCGCGATTGTCCTGCCAATTCCCACGCGCGAGGAGCCGCATGTGGCGTGGCTCGACGGCATTCGTTGCCACCATGTGCGGCACGTTCTCGAGCAGCAACGTTCTCTTCCGCAGGAGGGCGTCGAGCGTGCCCCGCCCTGCGCCCTCGCGGCGGAGCTGGTCGATGCGCCGATCGAGCGCGCGAAGCTCCGTCGACTCTTCGCGGGTGGGAAGCGGCATCTCCGGCGGAACCAGGTTCTCGTTCAGATAAACGCCCTGCTCTTTGATGTCGGCGAAGAAGGACGTCATGCGATAGAAGTCGCGCTGTGTGAAGGGATCGAACTTGTGATCGTGGCATTCGGCACATTCCATGGTCGAGCCGAGCCAGGTCGTGGCGACGGTGCGAACCCGATCGGCCGCGTATACCGCCAGGTACTCCTTCGGCTGAGCCCCTCCTTCCCTGGTGATCTGTCCGATCCGGTTGAATCCGGCAGCCACCCGCTGTTCGTACGTGGCGTGCGGAAGGAGATCACCCGCAAGCTGCTCTCGTGTGAATTGATCGAACCGCTTGTTGGTGTTGAACGCCCGTATGACGTAGTCGCGGAAGGGCGAAACGTTGTGGTGGAGATCGGCATGGAATCCGTCCGTGTCGGCGTACCGGACCAGGTCGAGCCAGAGCATCGCCATCCGCTCACCAAAGTGAGGGGAGGCGAGCAGCCGATCGACGAGCCTCTCGTACGCGTCCGCGCTCCGGTCCGCGGTGAAACGCTCGAGCTCTTCCGGCGTTGGGGGCAAGCCCGTCAGATCGAAGTGCAGCCGGCGCACCAGTGTGATTGGGTCGGCTTCCGGCGATGGACGGCGCCCCAATGCTTCCAGCCGCGAGACGATGAAATGATCGATAGGATTGCGGACGAATGGCTCAGCGAGCTTTGTCTCGGGGGGCGGCCGCTGCTTCGGCGGAAGATACGCCCAGTGCGCCTCCCACTTGGCCCCTTGCTCGATCCACCGTTCGAGCAGCGCGATCTCGCGGTCGGTCAGCGGCCTCCGCGTGTTGGCGGGGGGCATGCGCTGATCCGCGTCGGCGTGGCCAATCCGTCGAATGAGCTCGCTCTGGACGGCGTTGCCGGGCACAATCGCCGGACGCTCGTAGCCGTCCCGCTTGGCCGTCGCGGTCTCCCGAAAATCGAGGCGGAGCTCTGCTTCGCGCGTCCCGGCATCCGGGCCATGACAGACGAAACAGCTATCCGACAGGATCGGCCGAACGTGGCGGTTGAACTCGACCGTTTCTGGGAGATCACCCGCCCCGGTTCCACAGCCCGTCGAAACCAGGACCGTGGCGACGATGATGATGGCGTATTTCCCGCGATACCTCATGTCGTCCCAGCCGAACGGGAGAGGAGGCCCGTCACGCGCCCGTGGCAGGACCTCGTGGAGCGCCGTCTCGATGTTCTGAGATCCAAGGCGAACTTTCGACCGTGTAGCATGTATACCACATACCCTAGCTGATGAGTTGCGCAATCCGCGATGGCCCCCAGGGCTGGCCCGGCTGGCCCCCCTTTTCCGCGATAGAATGCCCGCGCCCCCCATCCTGTACGTTTCTCGGGCCCGGCCTGGGTTCTCGAATGTTCGCGAGCTTCAATTGTTGCGCGAGACGGGCCTCCATACCCTCGAGGTGTTGCGCGCCGCGACACAGAACAGCGCCGTCACGCTCCGTGAGCCGAAGCTTGGCCTCGTCCGCCCCGGATTCACGGCGGATCTCGTGATCGTCGATGGCAGCCCAGCCTACAACCTTCGGTTTCTCTACTCGTTCGGCGCGTTGACGCTCGACCCGCAACGCAAGATGCGTCGCACCGGCGGGATCGTGCACACCATCAAGGACGGTCTCGTCCTCGAGAATGCAAAGTTGATGGAGGAGG
Coding sequences:
- a CDS encoding DUF1553 domain-containing protein, which produces MRYRGKYAIIIVATVLVSTGCGTGAGDLPETVEFNRHVRPILSDSCFVCHGPDAGTREAELRLDFRETATAKRDGYERPAIVPGNAVQSELIRRIGHADADQRMPPANTRRPLTDREIALLERWIEQGAKWEAHWAYLPPKQRPPPETKLAEPFVRNPIDHFIVSRLEALGRRPSPEADPITLVRRLHFDLTGLPPTPEELERFTADRSADAYERLVDRLLASPHFGERMAMLWLDLVRYADTDGFHADLHHNVSPFRDYVIRAFNTNKRFDQFTREQLAGDLLPHATYEQRVAAGFNRIGQITREGGAQPKEYLAVYAADRVRTVATTWLGSTMECAECHDHKFDPFTQRDFYRMTSFFADIKEQGVYLNENLVPPEMPLPTREESTELRALDRRIDQLRREGAGRGTLDALLRKRTLLLENVPHMVATNAVEPRHMRLLARGNWQDNRGEIVQPDVPDFLPPLGVDGRRATRLDLADWLVSRENPLTARVFVNHVWAKLFGTGLSKVLDDLGSQGEWPTHPELLDWLAVEFMDSGWDVKHMVRTIVTSATYRQSSATPREQRGFDPENQHFGRQARLQLEGELVRDNVLAVSGLLSRKIGGPSVKPYQPPDYWSDIQTFGADGPASEWVPSEGEDQHRRGLYTYWKRSFLHPALMAFDVADRQQCTAQRPRSNTPLQALVLLNDPSFVEAARAFAERVITEGGEGFEERLQWAYAQALSRPPDPAEVEELARLFKGQLAWYVDHPEDAVEITRVGLHPPASEHPEAELAAWTAVSRAIFNLHEMITRY
- a CDS encoding amidohydrolase family protein, which gives rise to MPAPPILYVSRARPGFSNVRELQLLRETGLHTLEVLRAATQNSAVTLREPKLGLVRPGFTADLVIVDGSPAYNLRFLYSFGALTLDPQRKMRRTGGIVHTIKDGLVLENAKLMEEVEKMVAASKTEEKPDVVTTPFVTTPSQR